A stretch of Myceligenerans xiligouense DNA encodes these proteins:
- a CDS encoding TetR/AcrR family transcriptional regulator, which translates to MTMQPATGTLRTRRIARSRQRLVEIALPAFAERGYDAVTVDWLCDQAEVSKRSFFRYFDGKEDLALTPLNDVWRTLIADLDAVLARSGPLLEVLGDGLVEVVERMPPGWERLAVLSARLSGTNPVVDAAGMLVCERLTQQVVDAITARLSGRSGADLSARFVCAVLIAGHRAAVDTWQSAPGAETTATRAELCALIRASLAAAPAGLETRLP; encoded by the coding sequence ATGACGATGCAGCCCGCGACTGGCACGCTCCGCACCAGGCGCATCGCACGCAGCAGGCAACGTCTCGTGGAGATCGCGCTTCCGGCCTTCGCCGAGCGCGGGTACGACGCGGTGACCGTCGACTGGCTGTGCGACCAGGCCGAGGTGTCCAAGCGCAGCTTCTTCCGCTACTTCGACGGCAAGGAAGACCTCGCGCTGACCCCGCTGAACGACGTCTGGCGCACCCTCATCGCCGACCTCGACGCGGTGCTCGCCCGCAGCGGGCCGCTGCTGGAGGTTCTGGGTGACGGGCTCGTCGAGGTCGTCGAACGCATGCCGCCCGGGTGGGAGCGCCTGGCGGTGCTGAGCGCGCGCCTGAGCGGCACCAACCCGGTGGTCGACGCCGCGGGCATGCTGGTGTGCGAACGTTTGACACAGCAGGTGGTCGACGCGATCACGGCGCGACTCTCCGGCAGGTCCGGAGCGGACCTCTCGGCGCGCTTCGTGTGCGCTGTCCTGATCGCCGGCCATCGGGCCGCCGTGGACACCTGGCAATCGGCGCCCGGTGCCGAGACGACCGCGACCCGCGCCGAGCTGTGCGCGCTGATACGAGCATCGCTCGCGGCCGCCCCGGCAGGTCTGGAGACCAGGCTTCCCTGA
- a CDS encoding extracellular catalytic domain type 1 short-chain-length polyhydroxyalkanoate depolymerase, which translates to MTRTKTTIAVFLSGLLLAVAGAVGVAPTASAATLREVTSFGDNPGNLRMHLYVPDTRPANPAVLVAMHGCGGSGPGFYSGSQFASLADQHGFIVIYPTATKQTAMSNCFDVWSDASKHRGGGSDPASIASMVAHTLQEYSGDADRVFVTGSSSGGMETNAMLALYPDVFAAGTVFMGVPFTCFLNEADFAPQTSQCVNGRKDQSPQQWGDAVRAAYPGYSGTRPSVQLWHGDQDNLIPHQLLREEMEQWTDVLGLGQTPTSTDQPGPGWNRSNFADSSGNVRVESISVAGAGHSLPSNGMEQAAIEFFGLDDAAPTPTPTPTPTPTPTPTDPPVDGCSATVRIVNDWGSGWQADVDVTAGAQAISGWEVRWTLASGQSIASSWNATVSTSGSTVTATNVDWNGGVAAGQTMQSAFGLVGNGPAGTAPTATCTPQ; encoded by the coding sequence ATGACCCGAACCAAGACCACGATCGCGGTGTTCCTCAGCGGGCTGCTGCTGGCGGTGGCGGGAGCGGTGGGCGTCGCACCCACGGCCAGCGCGGCGACACTGAGGGAGGTGACGAGCTTCGGCGACAACCCGGGCAATCTTCGAATGCACCTGTACGTCCCCGACACCCGTCCCGCGAATCCCGCGGTGCTCGTGGCGATGCACGGCTGCGGCGGCTCCGGCCCGGGCTTCTACTCCGGCTCCCAGTTCGCGTCTCTCGCGGACCAGCACGGCTTCATCGTCATCTACCCGACCGCGACGAAGCAGACGGCGATGAGCAACTGCTTCGATGTCTGGTCCGACGCGTCGAAGCACCGGGGAGGCGGCAGCGATCCCGCGTCGATCGCTTCGATGGTCGCCCACACCCTGCAGGAGTACTCGGGCGACGCCGACCGGGTCTTCGTCACCGGAAGCTCCTCCGGCGGCATGGAGACGAACGCCATGCTCGCGCTCTACCCGGATGTGTTCGCCGCCGGCACGGTATTCATGGGCGTGCCGTTCACGTGCTTCCTCAACGAGGCGGACTTCGCCCCGCAGACGAGCCAATGCGTCAACGGCCGCAAGGACCAGAGCCCGCAGCAGTGGGGCGATGCCGTCCGCGCGGCCTATCCCGGGTACTCCGGCACGCGGCCGAGCGTCCAGCTCTGGCACGGCGACCAGGACAATCTCATCCCGCACCAGCTCCTGCGCGAGGAGATGGAGCAGTGGACCGACGTGCTCGGTCTCGGCCAGACGCCGACCTCCACCGACCAGCCGGGGCCGGGCTGGAACCGTTCGAACTTCGCCGACTCGAGCGGGAACGTCCGGGTCGAGTCCATCTCGGTGGCCGGAGCCGGACACTCCCTGCCGTCGAACGGCATGGAACAGGCCGCCATCGAGTTCTTCGGGCTGGACGACGCGGCACCGACACCCACACCAACTCCGACGCCGACGCCGACGCCGACGCCGACCGATCCTCCCGTGGACGGCTGTTCCGCGACCGTCCGGATCGTCAACGACTGGGGCTCGGGCTGGCAGGCCGACGTCGACGTCACGGCCGGTGCCCAGGCGATCAGCGGCTGGGAGGTCCGGTGGACCCTGGCCTCCGGGCAGTCCATCGCCTCGAGCTGGAACGCGACCGTGTCGACCTCGGGGTCGACCGTGACGGCGACGAACGTCGACTGGAACGGCGGCGTGGCGGCCGGGCAGACGATGCAGTCCGCGTTCGGCCTGGTCGGCAACGGGCCGGCCGGCACCGCACCGACGGCGACGTGCACCCCGCAGTGA
- a CDS encoding FKBP-type peptidyl-prolyl cis-trans isomerase, whose translation MKHRTTAGLVAFALGSALVLTGCGDGDDSGDADASPSPSADASGAGAEPIVAGGVCEPEAAQAEGPPEATEADQEAVQSVEVAGQPGKKPSDVSFETPLAVEGVAVNVLDEGDGAQLEQGGKVTFHDYGVSGEDGKPFQGEDGQPRPSTWDEGQSPQEFALGDPSFQILNDPLTGLNVGARVVIAWQGMEGATEVHVVDVVDAEPAADPVRAEGTAVEPEAGLPTVELADNGAPTVTIAEDFEEPSELVVQPLIEGDGREITKDDEVTAHYLGCLVDGTPFDSSWSRFEPTPFALTQVIEGWTEGLAGQKIGSQVMLVVPAEQAYGTDPNAHQLGGKTLIFVVDIIEAKKAA comes from the coding sequence GTGAAGCACCGCACCACAGCAGGCCTGGTGGCGTTCGCCCTGGGCTCCGCCCTCGTGCTCACCGGATGCGGTGACGGCGACGATTCCGGCGACGCCGATGCGTCGCCCAGCCCGTCCGCGGACGCGTCGGGTGCCGGCGCGGAGCCGATCGTCGCCGGCGGCGTCTGCGAACCGGAGGCAGCGCAGGCCGAGGGCCCGCCGGAGGCCACCGAGGCGGACCAGGAGGCCGTCCAGAGCGTCGAGGTGGCCGGGCAGCCCGGCAAGAAGCCGAGCGACGTCTCCTTCGAGACGCCGCTCGCCGTCGAGGGTGTCGCCGTCAACGTGCTCGACGAGGGCGACGGCGCCCAGCTCGAGCAGGGCGGCAAGGTCACCTTCCACGACTACGGCGTCAGCGGCGAGGACGGCAAGCCGTTCCAGGGTGAGGACGGCCAGCCGCGGCCCTCGACCTGGGACGAGGGGCAGTCGCCGCAGGAGTTCGCGCTCGGCGACCCGAGCTTCCAGATCCTCAACGACCCGCTGACCGGCCTCAACGTCGGTGCGCGCGTGGTGATCGCCTGGCAGGGCATGGAGGGCGCCACCGAGGTGCACGTGGTCGACGTCGTCGACGCGGAGCCCGCCGCCGATCCGGTGCGCGCCGAGGGCACCGCGGTGGAGCCGGAGGCCGGCCTTCCGACCGTCGAGCTCGCCGACAACGGCGCCCCCACCGTCACCATCGCCGAGGACTTCGAGGAGCCCTCCGAGCTCGTCGTGCAGCCCCTCATCGAGGGCGACGGACGCGAGATCACGAAGGACGACGAGGTCACCGCGCACTACCTCGGCTGCCTCGTCGACGGCACGCCGTTCGACTCGTCCTGGTCCCGGTTCGAGCCCACGCCGTTCGCCCTCACCCAGGTGATCGAAGGATGGACCGAAGGGCTCGCGGGCCAGAAGATCGGCAGCCAGGTGATGCTGGTCGTGCCCGCGGAGCAGGCGTACGGCACCGACCCGAACGCCCACCAGCTCGGTGGGAAGACGCTGATCTTCGTCGTCGACATCATCGAGGCGAAGAAGGCCGCCTGA
- a CDS encoding alpha/beta hydrolase, whose product MDPMTTQTSHQIRSTTVLPAHRENVELHTADGLTLVGELAQPVEPDGTPRTPSATLVTFHPLPTHGGFMDSHVYRKAAWRLPALANLSVLRFNTRGTSSPRGTSEGEFDGGEGERYDVAAAIELAEFRELPNPWLVGWSFGTELVLKHGADPGIEGAILLSPPLHRATDADLDRWAEFGKPLVVLVPELDDYLRPDEARRRFARVPQAEVIGVDGAKHLWVGESAVRRVLDEIVGHVLPGHPLPLPTHWEGALPDA is encoded by the coding sequence ATGGACCCGATGACTACCCAGACCTCGCATCAGATCCGTTCCACGACGGTACTTCCCGCGCACCGCGAGAATGTCGAGCTGCACACGGCGGACGGCCTGACGCTCGTGGGTGAGCTCGCACAGCCCGTCGAGCCCGACGGCACCCCGCGCACGCCGTCGGCCACCCTGGTCACCTTTCACCCGCTGCCGACGCACGGCGGCTTCATGGACTCCCACGTGTACCGCAAGGCCGCCTGGCGGCTCCCCGCGCTGGCCAACCTCTCCGTCCTGCGGTTCAACACGCGCGGCACGAGCTCGCCCCGCGGTACCAGCGAGGGGGAGTTCGACGGCGGCGAGGGAGAACGGTACGACGTCGCCGCGGCCATCGAACTGGCCGAGTTCCGCGAGCTGCCGAACCCGTGGCTGGTCGGCTGGTCGTTCGGTACCGAGCTCGTCCTGAAGCACGGCGCGGACCCGGGCATCGAGGGCGCGATCCTGCTGTCGCCGCCCCTGCACCGCGCGACCGACGCCGACCTGGACCGCTGGGCCGAGTTCGGCAAGCCGCTCGTGGTGCTGGTCCCCGAGCTCGACGACTACCTGCGCCCGGACGAGGCCCGCCGCAGGTTCGCCCGCGTCCCGCAGGCCGAGGTGATCGGCGTCGACGGCGCGAAACACCTGTGGGTAGGGGAGTCGGCCGTGCGCCGGGTGCTCGACGAGATCGTGGGCCACGTGCTCCCCGGCCACCCGCTCCCGCTGCCGACGCACTGGGAAGGTGCTCTCCCGGACGCGTAG
- a CDS encoding alpha/beta fold hydrolase, with protein sequence MTRTTPLNTIDLRVGGGLPLVLLHGFPLDLRMWAPCAAALPPSIRAIGVDLPGAGHSDLDGARPSLENSAERVHDTLRELGVGNAIIVGLSMGGYVALALADLYPGFVAGLGLVDTKSVADTDEARANRRRIASAVEETQTVDAVLGMPAALLSDTSAVERRHLFPVLESWIHSQSPAGIAWMQRAMAARPDRTAVLEKYDAPVAVVVGAQDKLAPRAEAEHMAAAARMAGGNVTLTEVPDVGHMAPVEDPETVALALADLHRRVRFR encoded by the coding sequence ATGACTCGGACGACTCCGCTGAACACGATCGACCTGCGGGTGGGCGGCGGTCTTCCGCTCGTCCTGCTGCACGGCTTCCCGCTGGATCTACGGATGTGGGCCCCGTGCGCGGCGGCGCTGCCTCCGAGCATCCGGGCGATCGGCGTCGACCTGCCCGGCGCCGGGCACTCCGACCTCGACGGCGCCCGGCCCTCACTCGAGAACAGCGCCGAGCGCGTGCACGACACCCTGCGGGAACTGGGCGTCGGCAACGCCATCATCGTCGGCCTGTCGATGGGCGGGTACGTCGCGCTGGCGCTCGCCGACCTGTATCCGGGGTTCGTCGCCGGGCTCGGGCTCGTCGACACCAAGTCGGTGGCGGACACCGACGAGGCGCGGGCGAACCGGCGCCGGATCGCGAGTGCCGTCGAGGAGACGCAGACGGTCGACGCGGTGCTCGGGATGCCGGCGGCGCTGCTGTCGGACACCAGCGCCGTCGAGCGGCGGCATCTCTTCCCGGTGCTGGAGAGCTGGATCCACTCGCAGTCGCCCGCGGGCATCGCGTGGATGCAGCGCGCGATGGCGGCGCGGCCCGACAGGACCGCGGTGCTCGAGAAGTACGACGCGCCGGTGGCCGTCGTGGTGGGGGCCCAGGACAAGCTGGCCCCGCGCGCCGAGGCGGAGCACATGGCGGCCGCGGCCCGGATGGCCGGGGGGAACGTCACGCTGACCGAGGTTCCCGACGTCGGTCACATGGCGCCGGTCGAGGACCCGGAGACGGTGGCCCTCGCCCTGGCGGACCTGCACCGGCGCGTTCGGTTCCGCTGA
- a CDS encoding DivIVA domain-containing protein translates to MSDERSLFPTVMRGYDRDQVHSHLDRLNAALEEARRQVESSDSRASKLQSDLSDAQQRLKESDKPSYAGLGSRIEMLLRSAEEQSSDILTQANQQAADIMARAKLSAGQVRSRAESEAAEMLASARREAEEIRTTMAAEADGHLVAAQRRAEELVGSAEREAALITSGIATEESERRASLERELGTLRSTVERETTELRVNTEREAAQLRAKVAAETAAQRESAETESTELLERARREAEQLVAEAKREAAEASNAVSSDLEELREQARSALAEADLDIATRKEQVETELAERHAKAKEETDKLVKAAEEHASEAEKRVAVALEQAEKVRSESDVYVKDLVADSRRTADRIVAEAREFADQTIADARAEAEQQRAAAQNQLEDLTRQHDSINGYLDELRGMLGGGQGAKSDGAAALATATGGSPLTPAQQARFGGVGAGKNAKDDDDSAGKPPAAIPPRSPNPAPSADEVSSATVVIPQVDGGEDETENGKSESKAEAKA, encoded by the coding sequence GTGTCAGACGAGCGATCGCTCTTCCCGACAGTCATGCGCGGTTACGACCGCGACCAGGTGCACAGCCACCTCGACCGGCTCAACGCCGCACTGGAGGAGGCGCGGCGTCAGGTCGAGTCGTCCGACTCGCGCGCCTCGAAGCTCCAGTCGGACCTCAGCGACGCCCAGCAGCGACTGAAGGAGAGCGACAAGCCGTCGTACGCGGGCCTCGGGTCGCGGATCGAGATGCTGCTGCGCTCGGCGGAGGAGCAGTCCTCGGACATCCTCACCCAGGCGAACCAGCAGGCCGCGGACATCATGGCGCGCGCCAAGCTCTCCGCGGGCCAGGTCCGCTCGCGGGCCGAGTCCGAGGCGGCGGAGATGCTCGCCAGCGCCCGCCGCGAGGCCGAGGAGATCCGCACGACCATGGCCGCCGAGGCCGACGGCCATCTCGTCGCGGCGCAGCGGCGCGCCGAGGAACTGGTGGGTTCGGCGGAGCGCGAGGCCGCGCTGATCACGTCGGGCATCGCCACCGAGGAGTCCGAGCGCCGGGCCAGCCTGGAGCGCGAACTCGGCACGCTGCGCTCCACGGTCGAGCGCGAGACCACCGAGCTGCGCGTCAACACGGAGCGGGAGGCCGCCCAGCTGCGCGCCAAGGTCGCCGCCGAGACCGCCGCCCAGCGCGAGAGCGCCGAGACGGAGTCGACCGAGCTCCTGGAGCGCGCCCGCCGCGAGGCGGAGCAGCTCGTGGCCGAGGCGAAGCGGGAGGCCGCCGAGGCGTCGAACGCGGTCAGCTCGGACCTCGAGGAGTTGCGGGAGCAGGCCCGGAGCGCGCTCGCCGAGGCCGACCTCGACATCGCCACCCGCAAGGAGCAGGTGGAGACCGAGCTCGCCGAGCGGCACGCCAAGGCGAAGGAAGAGACGGACAAGCTCGTCAAGGCCGCGGAGGAACACGCCTCCGAGGCCGAGAAGCGCGTGGCCGTGGCCCTCGAGCAGGCGGAGAAGGTCCGCTCGGAGTCCGACGTCTACGTCAAGGACCTCGTCGCGGACTCGCGGCGCACCGCGGACCGCATCGTCGCGGAGGCCCGGGAGTTCGCCGACCAGACCATCGCCGACGCCCGTGCCGAGGCGGAGCAGCAGCGCGCGGCCGCTCAGAACCAGCTCGAGGACCTCACGCGCCAGCACGACTCGATCAACGGCTACCTCGACGAGCTGCGCGGCATGCTCGGTGGTGGGCAGGGTGCCAAGAGCGACGGCGCCGCGGCTCTCGCCACGGCCACCGGCGGCAGCCCGTTGACACCGGCGCAGCAGGCCCGCTTCGGTGGTGTCGGCGCCGGGAAGAACGCGAAGGACGACGACGACTCGGCCGGCAAGCCCCCGGCCGCGATCCCGCCCCGCTCGCCCAACCCGGCTCCGTCCGCGGACGAGGTCAGCTCGGCCACCGTGGTCATCCCGCAGGTCGACGGCGGCGAGGACGAGACCGAGAACGGCAAGTCGGAGAGCAAGGCCGAGGCGAAGGCCTGA
- a CDS encoding tetratricopeptide repeat protein translates to MTTSDQPTPAMNFAAARGAVDLSALTRPQAPPPGEPGGAPEAGGYVLDLTEANFEQVVRDSATYPVVILLWAPTDAANAELATTLAGLATEYDGRFLLGRVDAQAYPQIAAAFQVQGVPAVVAVLQGQPLPLFAGNASDEQVRQVLDQVLAAAEQNGVTGRAPSAEGDAAQAAEPEPEAETPLPPLHQEAYDAIERDDLAAAEEAYTKAIKQDPKDADASAGLAQVRLMRRTHDADLAAVRKAAADTPSDVAAQLAVADLDVLGGKVEDAFGRLLDLLPGLDGDDKEQVRVRLLEYFEVVGVSDARVNKARQRLAISLY, encoded by the coding sequence ATGACCACGTCCGACCAGCCGACTCCGGCCATGAATTTCGCCGCCGCACGCGGCGCCGTCGACCTGTCCGCCCTGACGCGCCCGCAGGCGCCGCCGCCGGGCGAGCCGGGAGGTGCGCCCGAGGCCGGCGGGTACGTGCTGGACCTGACCGAGGCGAACTTCGAGCAGGTGGTGCGTGACTCCGCCACGTATCCCGTCGTGATCCTGCTCTGGGCGCCGACGGACGCCGCGAACGCGGAGCTCGCCACCACGCTCGCGGGACTCGCCACCGAGTACGACGGCAGGTTCCTCCTGGGCCGCGTGGACGCGCAGGCGTATCCCCAGATCGCCGCGGCGTTCCAGGTGCAGGGCGTGCCCGCCGTCGTGGCTGTGCTGCAGGGCCAGCCGCTGCCGCTGTTCGCGGGCAACGCGTCGGACGAGCAGGTGCGGCAGGTACTCGACCAGGTGCTGGCCGCCGCCGAGCAGAACGGTGTGACCGGACGGGCGCCGTCGGCCGAGGGCGACGCGGCGCAGGCCGCGGAACCGGAGCCCGAGGCGGAGACGCCGCTGCCGCCCCTGCACCAGGAGGCGTACGACGCCATCGAGCGCGACGACCTCGCCGCCGCCGAGGAGGCCTACACCAAGGCCATCAAGCAGGACCCGAAGGACGCCGACGCGTCGGCCGGCCTGGCCCAGGTGCGTCTCATGCGGCGCACCCACGACGCCGACCTGGCCGCGGTGCGCAAGGCGGCTGCCGACACGCCGTCCGACGTGGCGGCCCAGCTGGCCGTCGCGGACCTGGACGTGCTCGGTGGCAAGGTCGAGGACGCCTTCGGCCGGCTCCTCGACCTGCTTCCCGGCCTCGACGGCGACGACAAGGAGCAGGTCCGGGTGCGTCTGCTGGAGTACTTCGAGGTGGTCGGGGTGAGCGACGCGCGGGTCAACAAGGCTCGGCAGCGGCTCGCGATCAGCCTGTACTGA
- the glgB gene encoding 1,4-alpha-glucan branching protein GlgB, which yields MADLPPADLEALTAVAQGSHHDPHSVLGPHPLDDGGPFAVVRALRPLADEVSILSDDGEHPCEHQGAGVWTAVVPAATATGGAWAAPDYRVRTRYGTTEQVADDPYRFLPTLGEIDLHLIGEGRHEELWKALGATVRRYPSTSGDISGASFAVWAPNARGVRLLGDHNLWTPVHPMRSLGSSGVWELFVPGITPGTHYKFEVLGADGVWRAKADPMARATELPPGTASIVTESAYEWGDDAWLAARAASDPHSGPMSVYEVHLGSWRPGLSYRELADELTEYVSEQGFTHVEFLPVAEHPFGGSWGYQVTSYYAPTSRFGTPDDFRHLVDRLHQAGIGVLLDWVPAHFPRDEFALARFDGTPLYEHPDPTRGEHQDWGTYIFDFGRREVRNFLVANATYWFEEFHADGLRVDAVASMLYLDYSREPGEWHPNVHGGRENLEAISFLQEANATAYRRTPGVMLIAEESTSYPGVTRPTSSGGLGFGLKWNMGWMNDTLRYLAEDPVNRRYHHHELTFSMVYAFSEQFVLPISHDEVVHGKGSLLRKMPGDRWQQMAGVRSFLAYQWTHPGKQLLFMGCEIAQDTEWSEGEGLRWEVLADGWHAGVQRLVRDLNTLYRATPALWERDFDGSGFEWLDADDADRNLLAYVRRSAAGDPVVVVVNFSGVPHEGYRLPLPEIPGSVPGPGPKAEPTGRASAASAAGQVWREALNTDAEIYGGSGVGNLGRVTAEAVPHYGRDFSASVRVPPLGALILVPEPSGAAAEAGRPAGR from the coding sequence ATGGCCGACCTGCCTCCCGCCGACCTCGAGGCGCTGACCGCCGTCGCGCAGGGCTCGCACCACGATCCGCACAGCGTGCTCGGACCGCACCCGCTCGACGACGGCGGCCCGTTCGCCGTCGTGCGGGCGCTGCGCCCGCTCGCCGACGAGGTCTCGATCCTCTCCGACGACGGGGAGCACCCGTGCGAGCATCAGGGCGCCGGCGTCTGGACCGCCGTCGTCCCCGCCGCGACGGCGACCGGAGGCGCCTGGGCGGCCCCCGACTACCGCGTCCGAACCCGGTACGGCACCACCGAGCAGGTGGCCGACGACCCGTACCGTTTCCTGCCCACGCTGGGCGAGATCGACCTGCACCTCATCGGCGAGGGCCGGCACGAGGAGCTCTGGAAGGCGCTCGGCGCCACCGTGCGGCGGTATCCGAGCACATCCGGCGACATCAGCGGCGCGAGCTTCGCCGTGTGGGCGCCGAACGCACGCGGTGTGCGCCTCCTGGGCGACCACAACCTGTGGACGCCGGTGCACCCGATGCGGTCGCTCGGGTCCTCGGGCGTCTGGGAGCTGTTCGTGCCCGGGATCACGCCCGGCACCCACTACAAGTTCGAGGTGCTCGGAGCCGACGGCGTCTGGCGCGCGAAGGCCGACCCGATGGCCCGCGCGACCGAGCTGCCGCCCGGCACCGCGAGCATCGTCACGGAGTCGGCCTACGAGTGGGGTGACGACGCGTGGCTGGCCGCCCGGGCGGCGTCCGACCCGCACTCGGGCCCGATGAGCGTCTACGAGGTGCACCTCGGCTCCTGGCGGCCCGGCCTGTCCTACCGCGAGCTCGCGGACGAGCTGACCGAGTACGTGTCCGAGCAGGGCTTCACGCACGTGGAGTTCCTCCCGGTGGCGGAGCACCCGTTCGGCGGGTCGTGGGGCTACCAGGTGACCTCGTACTACGCGCCCACCTCCCGGTTCGGGACGCCCGACGACTTCCGTCATCTCGTGGACCGCCTGCACCAGGCGGGGATCGGCGTCCTCCTCGACTGGGTCCCGGCGCACTTCCCGCGGGACGAGTTCGCCCTGGCCCGGTTCGACGGCACGCCCCTGTACGAGCACCCGGACCCCACACGCGGCGAGCACCAGGACTGGGGCACGTACATCTTCGACTTCGGCCGCCGCGAGGTGCGCAACTTCCTCGTCGCGAACGCCACCTACTGGTTCGAGGAGTTCCACGCCGACGGGCTCCGCGTGGACGCCGTGGCCTCGATGCTCTACCTCGACTACTCGCGCGAGCCGGGCGAGTGGCACCCCAACGTGCACGGCGGGCGGGAGAACCTGGAGGCCATCTCGTTCCTGCAGGAGGCGAACGCCACCGCCTACCGGCGCACGCCGGGCGTCATGCTCATCGCGGAGGAGTCGACGTCGTACCCGGGTGTCACCCGGCCGACGTCGTCGGGAGGGCTCGGCTTCGGCCTCAAGTGGAACATGGGCTGGATGAACGACACCCTCCGCTACCTCGCCGAGGACCCGGTCAACCGGCGGTACCACCACCACGAGCTCACGTTCTCGATGGTCTACGCGTTCTCCGAGCAGTTCGTGCTCCCGATCAGCCACGACGAGGTGGTGCACGGCAAGGGGTCGCTGCTGCGCAAGATGCCCGGCGACCGGTGGCAGCAGATGGCCGGCGTACGTTCCTTCCTCGCCTACCAGTGGACCCATCCCGGCAAGCAGCTGCTGTTCATGGGCTGCGAGATCGCGCAGGACACCGAGTGGTCCGAGGGTGAAGGGCTGCGCTGGGAGGTCCTCGCGGACGGGTGGCACGCCGGGGTGCAGCGGCTGGTACGCGACCTCAACACCCTCTACCGGGCCACGCCCGCCCTGTGGGAGCGGGACTTCGACGGATCAGGCTTCGAGTGGCTCGACGCCGACGACGCCGACCGCAACCTCCTGGCCTACGTGCGCCGCTCGGCGGCGGGCGATCCCGTGGTCGTGGTGGTGAACTTCTCGGGCGTGCCGCACGAGGGATACCGGCTGCCGCTGCCCGAGATCCCCGGGAGCGTTCCCGGCCCCGGTCCGAAGGCCGAACCCACCGGCAGGGCCTCGGCGGCGTCGGCCGCGGGGCAGGTCTGGCGCGAGGCCCTGAACACCGACGCCGAGATCTACGGCGGCTCCGGCGTCGGCAACCTCGGCCGGGTGACGGCCGAGGCGGTCCCCCACTACGGCCGCGACTTCTCGGCGTCGGTCCGGGTGCCCCCGCTGGGCGCCCTGATCCTCGTGCCCGAGCCCTCCGGCGCTGCCGCCGAGGCGGGCCGGCCGGCCGGACGATGA
- a CDS encoding LacI family DNA-binding transcriptional regulator, which yields MGRITIADIARQAGVSTAAVSYALNGRPGVSDATREQVLKIAADLGWAPSSAARSLSGAHTETVGLVLARAPETLGFESFYMQFVAGIESVLSERDYGLLLQVAPDIDAEVRTYRKWRAARRVDGVVMVDPRSPDPRLDLLVGPDALPAVVVGDPSLSGGLTSVYTDDAAAMRSCVEYLAGLGHTSVGHVTGTPEFGHTHIRDEAFAREAAARSMVTEVRRADYTPDAGAAATRDLLRRGGVTAIVYDNDAMALAGLGAAHEAGVRVPGEVSLVAWDDSPVCRAAYPQLTALSHDVAAYGAHVARRLFEALAGEPPASYRDSTPELQVRGSTAPPPAR from the coding sequence ATGGGGCGGATCACCATTGCCGACATTGCTCGCCAGGCGGGCGTCTCGACCGCTGCCGTCTCGTACGCGCTGAACGGGCGGCCGGGAGTCTCGGACGCGACGCGCGAGCAGGTGCTCAAGATCGCCGCGGATCTCGGCTGGGCGCCGAGTTCGGCGGCGCGCTCACTGTCCGGGGCGCATACGGAGACCGTCGGCCTGGTGCTGGCGCGCGCCCCCGAGACGCTCGGTTTCGAGTCGTTCTACATGCAGTTCGTGGCGGGCATCGAGTCCGTGCTGTCCGAGCGCGACTACGGCCTGCTCCTGCAGGTGGCGCCCGACATCGACGCCGAAGTGCGGACCTATCGCAAGTGGCGGGCCGCCCGGAGGGTGGACGGGGTCGTCATGGTGGACCCCCGGTCGCCCGATCCACGGCTCGACCTGCTCGTGGGGCCCGACGCGCTGCCGGCCGTCGTCGTCGGAGACCCGAGCCTGTCCGGCGGGCTGACGAGTGTCTACACGGACGACGCCGCGGCGATGCGGTCCTGCGTCGAGTACCTGGCCGGGCTGGGCCACACCTCGGTCGGGCACGTGACCGGCACGCCGGAGTTCGGGCACACGCACATCCGCGACGAGGCGTTCGCCCGCGAGGCCGCTGCCCGGTCGATGGTGACCGAGGTGCGGCGCGCCGACTACACGCCCGACGCCGGCGCCGCGGCCACGCGCGACCTGCTGCGGCGGGGTGGCGTGACCGCGATCGTCTACGACAACGACGCGATGGCGCTCGCCGGGCTCGGTGCGGCGCACGAGGCGGGCGTGCGGGTTCCCGGCGAGGTGTCGCTGGTGGCCTGGGACGACTCGCCGGTGTGTCGCGCGGCGTACCCGCAGCTGACGGCGCTGAGTCACGACGTCGCGGCCTACGGTGCGCACGTGGCGCGCCGCCTCTTCGAGGCACTGGCCGGCGAACCTCCGGCGTCGTACCGCGACTCGACGCCCGAGCTCCAGGTCCGCGGCTCCACGGCGCCGCCCCCCGCGCGCTAG